One window from the genome of Paramormyrops kingsleyae isolate MSU_618 chromosome 3, PKINGS_0.4, whole genome shotgun sequence encodes:
- the LOC111846128 gene encoding protein tyrosine phosphatase domain-containing protein 1 isoform X3 produces MSRPSTQLIQTYNIIEQFHKVNIRSIINMQLCGEHAHCGPPLEPDSGFSYSPQIFMENGISFYNFGMPDFSVASLPRMLDAVKVLAFAVRQGRVAVHCHAGLGRTGVLIACYLTYELRVTPSEAVHYIRLRRPRSVQTRAQIRMVFSFACLLATQLVLYPDLSHRHGAPFSLRQHLQRQGLLLHGEEARRLKNVPKVVDFLCRRLVALAWGQECSHGWKVEVARRAAVLELTKVVRNTLLSTDFPVHLRDPTAWKPSICTGSSWDEQDGFLEWKREVFLNKRSYSDSDLGKVSIYEDLDFEQYPTLPEGGTTGELKLNGEAPGGLDLSAPRMQHCNGWSNTDGSLCLKHQALCCPVCAERSKFNPKMVPVLAKCTSSSELLGTNFSHLVSTCGAVAMAMAEQDPPGDATLRKSAALQKELNGNECGWAALATEMDPGVLSCLLWTWLEKLREPVLDGKDVDQLNNSPHGLKKLHKCQDQTICCLLRCISQVTCLCPQLEDSILRRLVRALTRCSLDNLAGYGAVTHLFRDTICGIRQRDLVTGAAAKIAKKSRCRNRQRITLRLRCQEDPQL; encoded by the exons ATGTCACGACCTTCTACACAGCTCATCCAAACCTACAACATCATCGAGCAGTTCCACAA GGTGAACATCAGGTCCATCATAAACATGCAGCTGTGTGGAGAGCACGCTCACTGCGGCCCCCCCTTGGAGCCCGACTCCGGCTTCTCCTACTCCCCGCAGATCTTCATGGAGAATGGCA TCTCCTTCTATAACTTCGGCATGCCGGACTTCAGCGTGGCATCGCTGCCCAGGATGCTGGATGCGGTGAAGGTGCTAGCGTTCGCCGTGCGGCAGGGGAGAGTCGCCGTGCACTGTCATGCGGGCCTGGGCCGCACTG GTGTGCTGATCGCCTGCTACCTGACCTACGAGCTGCGCGTCACCCCCAGCGAGGCAGTGCACTACATACGGCTCAGGCGGCCGCGCTCTGTACAGACACGCGCCCAGATCCGTATGGTCTTCAGCTTTGCTTGCCTGCTGGCCACGCAGCTGGTGCTGTACCCGGACCTAAGCCACAGGCACGGCGCCCCCTTCAGCTTGCGGCAGCACCTGCAGCGGCAGGGCCTCCTGCTCCATGGCGAGGAGGCGCGTCGCCTGAAGAATGTGCCCAAGGTGGTGGACTTCCTCTGCAGGAGGTTGGTGGCCCTGGCTTGGGGCCAAGAGTGCTCTCATGGCTGGAAGGTGGAGGTGGCGAGGCGGGCGGCTGTGCTGGAGCTGACAAAGGTGGTGAGAAACACTCTGCTCAGTACAGACTTCCCGGTCCATCTCAGGGATCCTACGGCATGGAAGCCCTCTATCTGTACAGGGTCTTCCTGGGATGAGCAAGATGGCTTCCTGGAGTGGAAGAGGGAGGTTTTCCTAAACAAGAGGAGTTATAGTGACTCTGACCTCGGCAAGGTCTCCATCTATGAG GATCTAGACTTTGAGCAGTACCCTACTCTGCCAGAAGGGGGCACCACAGGGGAGTTGAAGCTAAATGGTGAAGCACCTGGAGGCTTGGATCTGAGTGCCCCTAGAATGCAGCACTGTAATGGCTGGTCAAACACGGATGGGTCTCTCTGCCTGAAACATCAAGCTTTATGCTGCCCTGTCTGCGCAGAGAGGTCTAAATTCAATCCCAAGATGGTGCCGGTGCTGGCTAAGTGCACGTCAAGCTCAGAG CTACTGGGGACTAATTTCTCCCACCTGGTGTCTACGTGTGGGGCCGTGGCCATGGCAATGGCAGAGCAGGATCCCCCTGGGGATGCGACCTTGCGGAAGTCTGCTGCACTGCAG AAGGAGCTAAATGGGAACGAGTGCGGCTGGGCGGCACTTGCCACAGAAATGGACCCTGGCGTCCTCAGCTGTCTGCTCTGGACCTGGCTGGAGAAGTTGCGG GAACCAGTTCTGGACGGGAAGGATGTGGACCAGCTAAACAACAGCCCTCATGGCCTCAAAAAGTTGCACAAG TGTCAGGACCAAACCATCTGCTGTCTTCTCCGCTGCATCAGTCAGGTGACCTGCCTCTGTCCACAGCTCGAGGACAGCATCCTGCGGCGACTAGTCCGAGCCCTGACCAGG TGCTCCCTAGATAACCTGGCAGGGTACGGTGCAGTGACACACCTCTTCAGGGACACTATCTGCGGAATACGACAGCGTGACCTGGTCACGGGAGCAGCGGCTAAGATCGCTAAGAAGAGTAGATGCAGAAATCGGCAACGCATCACTCTGCGCCTGCGATGCCAAGAGGATCCCCAGCTTTGA
- the LOC111846128 gene encoding protein tyrosine phosphatase domain-containing protein 1 isoform X2: MTLPVPVPRPSYSQARETLVKAIPPKIICLLACGGRDCRYEGPECWRASQQAIRGLFSSWITENIVAMSRPSTQLIQTYNIIEQFHKVNIRSIINMQLCGEHAHCGPPLEPDSGFSYSPQIFMENGISFYNFGMPDFSVASLPRMLDAVKVLAFAVRQGRVAVHCHAGLGRTGVLIACYLTYELRVTPSEAVHYIRLRRPRSVQTRAQIRMVFSFACLLATQLVLYPDLSHRHGAPFSLRQHLQRQGLLLHGEEARRLKNVPKVVDFLCRRLVALAWGQECSHGWKVEVARRAAVLELTKVVRNTLLSTDFPVHLRDPTAWKPSICTGSSWDEQDGFLEWKREVFLNKRSYSDSDLGKVSIYEDLDFEQYPTLPEGGTTGELKLNGEAPGGLDLSAPRMQHCNGWSNTDGSLCLKHQALCCPVCAERSKFNPKMVPVLAKCTSSSELLGTNFSHLVSTCGAVAMAMAEQDPPGDATLRKSAALQELNGNECGWAALATEMDPGVLSCLLWTWLEKLREPVLDGKDVDQLNNSPHGLKKLHKCQDQTICCLLRCISQVTCLCPQLEDSILRRLVRALTRCSLDNLAGYGAVTHLFRDTICGIRQRDLVTGAAAKIAKKSRCRNRQRITLRLRCQEDPQL, from the exons ATGACTCTGCCTGTTCCGGTTCCCCGGCCGTCCTACTCCCAGGCACGGGAGACGCTGGTCAAAGCCATCCCGCCAAAAATCATCTGCCTGCTGGCCTGCGGGGGGAGGGACTGCCGCTACGAGGGTCCGGAGTGCTGGAGAGCCAGCCAGCAGGCGATTCGGGGGCTCTTCTCGTCATG GATCACCGAGAACATCGTGGCGATGTCACGACCTTCTACACAGCTCATCCAAACCTACAACATCATCGAGCAGTTCCACAA GGTGAACATCAGGTCCATCATAAACATGCAGCTGTGTGGAGAGCACGCTCACTGCGGCCCCCCCTTGGAGCCCGACTCCGGCTTCTCCTACTCCCCGCAGATCTTCATGGAGAATGGCA TCTCCTTCTATAACTTCGGCATGCCGGACTTCAGCGTGGCATCGCTGCCCAGGATGCTGGATGCGGTGAAGGTGCTAGCGTTCGCCGTGCGGCAGGGGAGAGTCGCCGTGCACTGTCATGCGGGCCTGGGCCGCACTG GTGTGCTGATCGCCTGCTACCTGACCTACGAGCTGCGCGTCACCCCCAGCGAGGCAGTGCACTACATACGGCTCAGGCGGCCGCGCTCTGTACAGACACGCGCCCAGATCCGTATGGTCTTCAGCTTTGCTTGCCTGCTGGCCACGCAGCTGGTGCTGTACCCGGACCTAAGCCACAGGCACGGCGCCCCCTTCAGCTTGCGGCAGCACCTGCAGCGGCAGGGCCTCCTGCTCCATGGCGAGGAGGCGCGTCGCCTGAAGAATGTGCCCAAGGTGGTGGACTTCCTCTGCAGGAGGTTGGTGGCCCTGGCTTGGGGCCAAGAGTGCTCTCATGGCTGGAAGGTGGAGGTGGCGAGGCGGGCGGCTGTGCTGGAGCTGACAAAGGTGGTGAGAAACACTCTGCTCAGTACAGACTTCCCGGTCCATCTCAGGGATCCTACGGCATGGAAGCCCTCTATCTGTACAGGGTCTTCCTGGGATGAGCAAGATGGCTTCCTGGAGTGGAAGAGGGAGGTTTTCCTAAACAAGAGGAGTTATAGTGACTCTGACCTCGGCAAGGTCTCCATCTATGAG GATCTAGACTTTGAGCAGTACCCTACTCTGCCAGAAGGGGGCACCACAGGGGAGTTGAAGCTAAATGGTGAAGCACCTGGAGGCTTGGATCTGAGTGCCCCTAGAATGCAGCACTGTAATGGCTGGTCAAACACGGATGGGTCTCTCTGCCTGAAACATCAAGCTTTATGCTGCCCTGTCTGCGCAGAGAGGTCTAAATTCAATCCCAAGATGGTGCCGGTGCTGGCTAAGTGCACGTCAAGCTCAGAG CTACTGGGGACTAATTTCTCCCACCTGGTGTCTACGTGTGGGGCCGTGGCCATGGCAATGGCAGAGCAGGATCCCCCTGGGGATGCGACCTTGCGGAAGTCTGCTGCACTGCAG GAGCTAAATGGGAACGAGTGCGGCTGGGCGGCACTTGCCACAGAAATGGACCCTGGCGTCCTCAGCTGTCTGCTCTGGACCTGGCTGGAGAAGTTGCGG GAACCAGTTCTGGACGGGAAGGATGTGGACCAGCTAAACAACAGCCCTCATGGCCTCAAAAAGTTGCACAAG TGTCAGGACCAAACCATCTGCTGTCTTCTCCGCTGCATCAGTCAGGTGACCTGCCTCTGTCCACAGCTCGAGGACAGCATCCTGCGGCGACTAGTCCGAGCCCTGACCAGG TGCTCCCTAGATAACCTGGCAGGGTACGGTGCAGTGACACACCTCTTCAGGGACACTATCTGCGGAATACGACAGCGTGACCTGGTCACGGGAGCAGCGGCTAAGATCGCTAAGAAGAGTAGATGCAGAAATCGGCAACGCATCACTCTGCGCCTGCGATGCCAAGAGGATCCCCAGCTTTGA
- the LOC111846128 gene encoding protein tyrosine phosphatase domain-containing protein 1 isoform X1, which produces MTLPVPVPRPSYSQARETLVKAIPPKIICLLACGGRDCRYEGPECWRASQQAIRGLFSSWITENIVAMSRPSTQLIQTYNIIEQFHKVNIRSIINMQLCGEHAHCGPPLEPDSGFSYSPQIFMENGISFYNFGMPDFSVASLPRMLDAVKVLAFAVRQGRVAVHCHAGLGRTGVLIACYLTYELRVTPSEAVHYIRLRRPRSVQTRAQIRMVFSFACLLATQLVLYPDLSHRHGAPFSLRQHLQRQGLLLHGEEARRLKNVPKVVDFLCRRLVALAWGQECSHGWKVEVARRAAVLELTKVVRNTLLSTDFPVHLRDPTAWKPSICTGSSWDEQDGFLEWKREVFLNKRSYSDSDLGKVSIYEDLDFEQYPTLPEGGTTGELKLNGEAPGGLDLSAPRMQHCNGWSNTDGSLCLKHQALCCPVCAERSKFNPKMVPVLAKCTSSSELLGTNFSHLVSTCGAVAMAMAEQDPPGDATLRKSAALQKELNGNECGWAALATEMDPGVLSCLLWTWLEKLREPVLDGKDVDQLNNSPHGLKKLHKCQDQTICCLLRCISQVTCLCPQLEDSILRRLVRALTRCSLDNLAGYGAVTHLFRDTICGIRQRDLVTGAAAKIAKKSRCRNRQRITLRLRCQEDPQL; this is translated from the exons ATGACTCTGCCTGTTCCGGTTCCCCGGCCGTCCTACTCCCAGGCACGGGAGACGCTGGTCAAAGCCATCCCGCCAAAAATCATCTGCCTGCTGGCCTGCGGGGGGAGGGACTGCCGCTACGAGGGTCCGGAGTGCTGGAGAGCCAGCCAGCAGGCGATTCGGGGGCTCTTCTCGTCATG GATCACCGAGAACATCGTGGCGATGTCACGACCTTCTACACAGCTCATCCAAACCTACAACATCATCGAGCAGTTCCACAA GGTGAACATCAGGTCCATCATAAACATGCAGCTGTGTGGAGAGCACGCTCACTGCGGCCCCCCCTTGGAGCCCGACTCCGGCTTCTCCTACTCCCCGCAGATCTTCATGGAGAATGGCA TCTCCTTCTATAACTTCGGCATGCCGGACTTCAGCGTGGCATCGCTGCCCAGGATGCTGGATGCGGTGAAGGTGCTAGCGTTCGCCGTGCGGCAGGGGAGAGTCGCCGTGCACTGTCATGCGGGCCTGGGCCGCACTG GTGTGCTGATCGCCTGCTACCTGACCTACGAGCTGCGCGTCACCCCCAGCGAGGCAGTGCACTACATACGGCTCAGGCGGCCGCGCTCTGTACAGACACGCGCCCAGATCCGTATGGTCTTCAGCTTTGCTTGCCTGCTGGCCACGCAGCTGGTGCTGTACCCGGACCTAAGCCACAGGCACGGCGCCCCCTTCAGCTTGCGGCAGCACCTGCAGCGGCAGGGCCTCCTGCTCCATGGCGAGGAGGCGCGTCGCCTGAAGAATGTGCCCAAGGTGGTGGACTTCCTCTGCAGGAGGTTGGTGGCCCTGGCTTGGGGCCAAGAGTGCTCTCATGGCTGGAAGGTGGAGGTGGCGAGGCGGGCGGCTGTGCTGGAGCTGACAAAGGTGGTGAGAAACACTCTGCTCAGTACAGACTTCCCGGTCCATCTCAGGGATCCTACGGCATGGAAGCCCTCTATCTGTACAGGGTCTTCCTGGGATGAGCAAGATGGCTTCCTGGAGTGGAAGAGGGAGGTTTTCCTAAACAAGAGGAGTTATAGTGACTCTGACCTCGGCAAGGTCTCCATCTATGAG GATCTAGACTTTGAGCAGTACCCTACTCTGCCAGAAGGGGGCACCACAGGGGAGTTGAAGCTAAATGGTGAAGCACCTGGAGGCTTGGATCTGAGTGCCCCTAGAATGCAGCACTGTAATGGCTGGTCAAACACGGATGGGTCTCTCTGCCTGAAACATCAAGCTTTATGCTGCCCTGTCTGCGCAGAGAGGTCTAAATTCAATCCCAAGATGGTGCCGGTGCTGGCTAAGTGCACGTCAAGCTCAGAG CTACTGGGGACTAATTTCTCCCACCTGGTGTCTACGTGTGGGGCCGTGGCCATGGCAATGGCAGAGCAGGATCCCCCTGGGGATGCGACCTTGCGGAAGTCTGCTGCACTGCAG AAGGAGCTAAATGGGAACGAGTGCGGCTGGGCGGCACTTGCCACAGAAATGGACCCTGGCGTCCTCAGCTGTCTGCTCTGGACCTGGCTGGAGAAGTTGCGG GAACCAGTTCTGGACGGGAAGGATGTGGACCAGCTAAACAACAGCCCTCATGGCCTCAAAAAGTTGCACAAG TGTCAGGACCAAACCATCTGCTGTCTTCTCCGCTGCATCAGTCAGGTGACCTGCCTCTGTCCACAGCTCGAGGACAGCATCCTGCGGCGACTAGTCCGAGCCCTGACCAGG TGCTCCCTAGATAACCTGGCAGGGTACGGTGCAGTGACACACCTCTTCAGGGACACTATCTGCGGAATACGACAGCGTGACCTGGTCACGGGAGCAGCGGCTAAGATCGCTAAGAAGAGTAGATGCAGAAATCGGCAACGCATCACTCTGCGCCTGCGATGCCAAGAGGATCCCCAGCTTTGA
- the LOC111846134 gene encoding ADP-ribosylation factor 4-like, which produces MGLTISSLFSRLFGKKQMRILMVGLDAAGKTTILYKLKLGEIVTTIPTIGFNVETVEYKNICFTVWDVGGQDRIRPLWRHYFQNTQGLIFVVDSNDRERIAESAEELSKMLQEDELRDAVVLVFANKQDLPNAMPVSDLTDKLGLHSLRSRTWHVQATCATQGTGLYEGLDWLSNELSKH; this is translated from the exons ATGGGACTCACAATTTCATCGCTGTTTTCTAGGCTCTTCGGCAAGAAGCAGATGAGGATCCTTATGG tgGGTTTGGATGCTGCTGGGAAAACCACCATCCTGTACAAACTGAAACTGGGAGAAATTGTGACCACCATTCCAACCATCG GTTTCAACGTGGAAACTGTGGAATACAAGAACATCTGCTTCACGGTGTGGGATGTGGGCGGCCAGGACAGGATCCGGCCTCTCTGGAGACATTACTTCCAGAACACGCAG GGTCTCATCTTTGTCGTGGACAGCAACGACCGTGAGCGAATAGCAGAGTCAGCAGAGGAGCTCTCCAAAATG CTGCAGGAGGATGAGCTgcgtgatgccgttgtgctggtCTTCGCCAACAAACAAGATCTGCCCAACGCCATGCCAGTGAGCGACCTGACAGACAAACTGGGCCTTCACAGCCTGCGGAGCAGAACC tGGCATGTACAGGCAACCTGTGCCACACAGGGCACAGGCCTCTACGAAGGGCTGGACTGGTTATCCAATGAGCTCTCCAagcactag
- the dennd6b gene encoding protein DENND6B, translating into MDPLENAEPQGYKWGKGTDDSASRTAWARFSSWLECVCVVTFDLEFGQAIELVYPQDVKLTEKEKTSICYLSFPDSYSGCLGDTQFSFRLRQSVGQRGSWFGSEDTYSGDAPVTLQRDLAHYFGYVYFRQVKDVSVKRGYFQKSLVFISRLPYVSLFQSLLQLVAPEFFEKLEPCLEAVCNEIDQWPAPVPGVTLNLPVMGVVMQVRIPTKNDKLGGSPLKQAHKENLLPAPVVLPTVHELDLFRCFQSLLIHIQMLWELALLGEPLVVMAPSPTTCSETVLALVSSIAPLKYCCDYRPYFTIHDSEFKEYTTRTQAPPNVILGVTNPFFIKTFQYWPHVIRLGDLKMSGDLPKQVKVKKLAKLKSLDTKPGVYTAYKTFLHKDKALIKRLLKGIQRKRPSEVQCAILRRHLLELTQSFIIPLERYLASLMPLQKSVTPWKTPPQIRPFSQEEFMKTLEHAGPQLTSVLKGDWMGLYRRFFRSPNFDGWFRLRHREMTQKLECLHLEVISEADLAAWIQDKSEVEIVDLVLKLREKLTKARRQQLPVKEEVLQKQEKHVETVICSLPEDLQAVLLRR; encoded by the exons ATGGACCCGTTGGAAAATGCCGAACCCCAAGGCTATAAATGGGGAAAAGGCACAGACGATTCGGCTTCTCGCACCGCCTGGGCCCGCTTCTCTTCCTGGCTGGAGTGCGTTTGCGTCGTTACCTTTGATCTGGAGTTCGGGCAAGCCATCGAG TTGGTTTATCCCCAAGATGTGAAACTTACGGAAAAAGAG AAAACCAGCATATGCTATCTGTCCTTCCCAGATTCTTACTCGG GGTGCCTTGGAGACACTCAGTTCAGTTTCAGGCTGCGGCAGTCTGTGGGACAGAGGGGCTCTTGGTTTGGATCAGAGGACACTTACAGCGGGGACGCTCCAGTCACTCTGCAG AGAGACCTGGCGCATTACTTTGGGTATGTCTACTTCAGGCAAGTCAAAGACGTCTCCGTCAAAAGAGGGTACTTCCAAAAG TCCCTAGTCTTCATTTCCCGGCTGCCTTACGTCAGCCTCTTCCAGTCCCTGCTGCAGCTTGTAGCACCAGAGTTTTTTGAGAAGTTGGAGCCTTGTCTTGAAGCAG TTTGCAATGAGATTGACCAGTGGCCTGCCCCAGTGCCAGGGGTGACCCTCAACCTGCCAGTGATGGGAGTGGTGATGCAG GTCAGGATCCCAACAAAGAACGACAAGCTGGGAGGGAGCCCCTTGAAGCAGGCACACAAGGAG AATCTGCTGCCAGCCCCAGTGGTCCTGCCCACAGTGCACGAGCTGGACCTGTTTAG GTGTTTCCAGTCTCTTCTGATCCACATCCAGATGCTTTGGGAACTGGCTTTGCTAGGAGAGCCGCTGGTCGTCATGGCGCCCTCCCCGACCACCTGCTCGGAAACTGTCCTGGCCCTCGTCAG CTCCATTGCTCCGCTCAAGTACTGCTGCGACTATCGTCCGTACTTCACGATCCACGACAGCGAGTTTAAGGAGTACACCACCAGGACACAAGCTCC GCCCAATGTCATCCTGGGGGTAACCAACCCATTCTTCATCAAGACCTTCCAGTACTGGCCCCATGTCATCCGCCTGGGAGACCTTAAGATGTCCG GTGACTTGCCAAAGCAAGTGAAGGTAAAGAAGCTGGCCAAGCTGAAAAGCCTGGACACCAAGCCAG GCGTATACACGGCATATAAAACGTTTCTTCACAAAGATAAGGCCCTCATTAAAAGGCTCTTAAAG GGCATCCAGCGAAAGCGCCCTTCCGAGGTACAGTGCGCTATCCTgaggcgccacctgctggaacTCACGCAGAGCTTCATTATACCCCTG GAACGTTACCTGGCCAGCCTAATGCCCCTTCAGAAGTCAGTGACACCATGGAAG ACGCCCCCCCAGATCCGGCCTTTCAGCCAGGAGGAGTTCATGAAGACACTGGAGCACGCTGGCCCCCAGCTCACCTCTGTGCTCAAGGGTGACTGGATGGGCCTGTACAG ACGCTTCTTCAGGTCCCCAAACTTTGACGGGTGGTTTCGCCTCAGACACAGAGAGATGACGCAGAAACTGGAGTGTCTTCACCTGGAGGTCATCTCTGAAGCT GACCTCGCAGCGTGGATCCAAGACAAGTCCGAGGTGGAGATCGTTGACCTTGTGCTGAAGCTGAGGGAGAAGCTG ACCAAGGCCCGCCGGCAGCAGCTCCCAGTGAAGGAGGAAGTGCTGCAGAAGCAGGAGAAGCATGTGGAGACAGTCATCTGCTCCCTGCCGGAGGACCTGCAGGCCGTTCTGCTTCGCCGCTGA